Genomic DNA from Sphingobium sp. V4:
AAATTGCTTTTCTCGGATGCGTTAAGTGAGAAAAACGATCACCGCCTAGATGTTTGATCGACAGCCTGAGCCTATCGGTCGAGCAGGCGGGCCATTGCATCCTCCACCATGACCTGCGCCTCTTCCGGAGAAAAGGTGGACCGATCAAGGCAGAGTTCAAGCCATAGCCCGTCCACGAGCGCGGTCAGGCTGATCGCGGCGATTCGCGTCTCCGCGGGACTGAGGGCGGGGCACGCGGCCCGAAGCAGATCCTCTAACTGGTCGCGCGTTCCGCCATAGACTTCCGCATGGATGATCGCGATGTTGGGATCGGACTTGACCAGGCTCCAGAAGGCGATCCAGGTCGCAAGGAGGTCAGGATCGAGTATCGGATCGCGAAAATTGGCCTGAAGACAGGCCCGCAGCCGGTCGCGCGGGTCGTCCCCCGCCGCTTCGATCGCAGCGTCCAGTGCGGCCGATACCTTCGTGCCGACATCCACATAGGTGGCAAGAATGAGCGCGTCGACACCATCGAAATAATGGGTGAGCAGTCCCGACGAGACACCTGCACGGGCACAGATGGCGCGCACGGATGTTCCGCCC
This window encodes:
- the betI gene encoding transcriptional regulator BetI, whose protein sequence is MNATRGKGKTVVRPRARFVREAPDVRRQALIEATARCLAEKGVGGTSVRAICARAGVSSGLLTHYFDGVDALILATYVDVGTKVSAALDAAIEAAGDDPRDRLRACLQANFRDPILDPDLLATWIAFWSLVKSDPNIAIIHAEVYGGTRDQLEDLLRAACPALSPAETRIAAISLTALVDGLWLELCLDRSTFSPEEAQVMVEDAMARLLDR